TGTCGTAATCATGAACAGCGGTCGCATATTCATCCGAGAGAAGATAGTGTCGCGATAATCCTGCGAAAGGCCGAAATGCATTCACCAGAAAAAGTTGGTTTACCCCGCCCGATCCTTCGTATTTGTAAGTGACCGGACCTATTCCCACAATGGAATCGGGACTGTTCACATTATAGCCGACGTTACTGTAAGGCATGAGTCCGAATCCGGCACCCCACCATTTTTTAACCGGAAAAGCGAGCGCCACACTTCCGAGAGAAGTTCTGTTGAAAGTAGTTTTCGCTGAGTTCGATTGCATCATCACTGTATTACTGTTGAGCGTGATCTCGTACGCAATAAGCGGATGCGACGTGAAGGATGCAGGATTTTCAAGATTGATGTATTGCGGGATGAGCGAATCATTTCTCATTCCTATTCCGCCGCCGCCCATCCCGGAATTAAAAAGTGTTCCGTTTGCATTGAGATCACCAATGCCATAATGCGAATAAGGAGAAACCGTGGTGAGAACAGCAGGATTCGTTTGTGCATCCGAAATGAAGGGTAGTGCAATAACACAACCTGCCGCGAGGAAGAAGTTCCTTGAAATTCTAAAGCAGGTTTTTTTCATCATGGAAATCAAGAATGGCATGCATCCCTTCAAAAACGAGATTCGGGCGTGCAAAGATGCCATTTTTCAGGGCTTCTGCCAAAAGCGGGGAATCTCCTCCACCAATAACTACCTGCAGCCCGGGAAATGTTTTTTCATATTCGAGGATCATTCCTTTTACCTCGGCAACAGTTCCGTTGATCACACCGGAACGCAGTGAAGTAACGGTATCTTTCCCTATGAGCGGATGTTCGCCCTGAGGATCTATCATCGGAAGTTTTTCGGTGAAATGATGCATGGCTTTCGCACGCATGTGTATGCCGGGCGTGATTGCGCCCCCGAGAAAAGTGTTGTTTTTGTCAATGAGATTGTAGGTGATGCAGGTTCCCGCCATTATTGCCAAGACGTTCGATCCGTGGAAAAGTTGCCAGCCGCCAATAGCCGCCGCGATCCGGTCATAACCGAGCGATTCTTTTGAACTATAATTATTTTTCACCGGTAATGCGGTGTTCTCACCGAGCATGACCACGGGAAAAAATTTCCGCAGTTCATCAGCAAGTTCATGCGGTACATTCACCACCGAACCGATAATCGCCGAATGGACTTCCACAGTTTTAACGAAGTTTAATATTTCTGCAACGGTCGGTGAAGGAAGAATGTCGTGACGCATGATCTTTTTGTCATCTATGAGCATCGCCTTGAAAGACGTATTTCCGAGATCGAGCAGGAGTTGCGCAGGCATAATGACAAATTTACGAGCTAATTGAACGGGAAAAACAAGAATTGCATCCTGCAACGTCAGCCGGCGAAGACAAAATATTGATAATTTTCCATTGAAAATAAAAATGAAGGATCCGAAAAAAGAAGAAATTCTCATTGCGGGAGCCGGGCCATCGGGACTTGCAGCCGCTCTGTTTTTATCGGAGTATGGATTCCATCCTTCGGTGATCGATCAGCGGAGCGATTATGTTCCGTATTCAAAAGCGTTCGGAGTGAATCCGAATACGCTGAAATTGCTGGAACGTTCAGGCGTTACAAAAAAATTTCTTGCCAATGGAAGAAAGGTTACGAAGTTCAATCTTTGGCGC
This DNA window, taken from Bacteroidota bacterium, encodes the following:
- a CDS encoding type III pantothenate kinase, with translation MPAQLLLDLGNTSFKAMLIDDKKIMRHDILPSPTVAEILNFVKTVEVHSAIIGSVVNVPHELADELRKFFPVVMLGENTALPVKNNYSSKESLGYDRIAAAIGGWQLFHGSNVLAIMAGTCITYNLIDKNNTFLGGAITPGIHMRAKAMHHFTEKLPMIDPQGEHPLIGKDTVTSLRSGVINGTVAEVKGMILEYEKTFPGLQVVIGGGDSPLLAEALKNGIFARPNLVFEGMHAILDFHDEKNLL